From a single Aggregatilinea lenta genomic region:
- a CDS encoding alpha/beta fold hydrolase, whose translation MKTQVLFIQGGGSGAHQEDAALVGSLRRELGTSYDVLYPQMPHEDSPDYQAWKLQIRKELEGLQGEIILIGHSVGGYILLKYLSKEKQPDTSIVGLCIIAAPYPSGDENWEFEGFALPKDFGAKLPANAEIFLYHSHDDQIVPFAHVLLYANALSKATVRETNGGHQLNNNLVMVAEDIKGL comes from the coding sequence ATGAAAACCCAGGTTTTGTTTATTCAAGGCGGTGGCAGCGGGGCACATCAGGAAGACGCTGCGTTAGTCGGCAGTTTGCGCCGGGAGCTTGGGACCAGCTACGACGTGCTATATCCCCAAATGCCGCACGAAGATTCGCCCGACTATCAGGCTTGGAAGCTGCAAATCCGTAAAGAGCTAGAGGGGCTGCAAGGAGAAATTATCCTTATCGGCCACTCTGTAGGCGGCTATATTCTCCTCAAGTATCTGAGCAAGGAGAAACAGCCGGATACATCGATTGTTGGCCTATGCATTATCGCGGCCCCGTATCCCAGTGGCGATGAAAACTGGGAGTTTGAGGGTTTTGCCCTTCCAAAAGACTTTGGCGCTAAGCTTCCTGCCAATGCGGAGATATTCCTTTACCACAGCCACGACGACCAAATCGTGCCCTTTGCCCACGTTTTGCTGTACGCCAATGCGCTTTCGAAGGCGACGGTTCGTGAAACGAACGGTGGACATCAGCTCAACAACAATCTGGTAATGGTTGCTGAGGACATCAAGGGCTTGTAA
- a CDS encoding SDR family NAD(P)-dependent oxidoreductase: MAILVTGGAGFIGSHLADALLARGDSVVVIDNFNDYYDPAIKRANARRLAAHPNFTLVEADIRDRAAVDALFGAHDIRGVAHLAAMAGVRESVRQPHLYVEVNLNGTLNLLDAAQRHGTAIFVQASTSSVYGETKQLPFVETDNADRPLAAYPASKRAAELIGHTFYHLHGLNVTVLRFFNVYGPAGRPDMMPLRVMNAILDGTEIPIFNGGDIHRDWTYVDDTVAGVMAALDKPLGYEVMNLGCGSPISLREFIDVIEAQAGRKLNTRDVPTPPSDPPITFCDNTKIRTLLGFQPQTSVHDGLVKTWEWFRQWRIDSGTWPGDQPE, from the coding sequence ATGGCGATTCTGGTGACGGGCGGTGCGGGCTTCATCGGGAGCCACCTCGCGGATGCCCTGCTGGCGCGCGGCGATTCGGTCGTCGTCATCGACAACTTCAACGACTACTACGATCCGGCCATCAAACGCGCCAACGCGCGGCGACTGGCGGCACATCCCAACTTTACGCTGGTTGAGGCGGACATCCGCGACCGCGCCGCCGTGGATGCGCTGTTCGGCGCGCACGACATTCGCGGCGTGGCGCACCTCGCGGCGATGGCAGGCGTGCGCGAGAGCGTGCGGCAGCCGCATCTCTACGTGGAGGTCAACCTCAACGGCACGCTGAACCTGCTCGACGCGGCGCAACGCCACGGCACGGCGATCTTCGTGCAGGCGTCCACCTCGTCGGTGTACGGGGAAACGAAGCAGCTCCCGTTCGTGGAGACGGACAACGCGGACCGCCCGCTGGCGGCGTATCCGGCCAGCAAGCGCGCGGCGGAGCTGATCGGCCACACGTTTTATCACCTGCACGGCCTGAACGTGACCGTGCTGCGCTTCTTCAACGTCTACGGCCCGGCGGGGCGTCCCGACATGATGCCGCTGCGCGTGATGAACGCGATCCTGGACGGCACCGAAATCCCGATCTTCAACGGCGGCGACATTCACCGCGACTGGACGTACGTGGACGACACGGTCGCGGGCGTGATGGCCGCGCTGGATAAGCCGCTCGGCTACGAGGTGATGAACCTGGGCTGTGGCAGCCCAATCTCGCTGCGCGAGTTCATCGACGTGATCGAGGCGCAGGCTGGGCGCAAGCTGAACACGCGCGACGTCCCTACCCCGCCCAGCGATCCGCCGATCACGTTCTGCGACAACACCAAAATCCGCACGCTGCTGGGCTTCCAGCCGCAAACCTCCGTGCATGACGGGTTGGTGAAGACCTGGGAATGGTTCCGGCAGTGGCGCATCGACAGCGGCACGTGGCCGGGTGACCAGCCGGAATAA
- a CDS encoding lysoplasmalogenase, whose protein sequence is MLIALLSVLVVLSAGITILAQYRESARLEYVFKPLTTTLIIIVALVGGEGFFTSRYQTFILLGLAASLAGDVLLMFPTRFAQGLAAFLTAHLLYIAAFTLAGTGRASLWYAVPFVVYGAIILWRLWPSLGPMKIPVLTYVGVILIMAWQAANRWLETRDAAGALALFGAYLFVASDSVLAVDRFRGPIKHAPFWVLSTYFAAQLLIALSI, encoded by the coding sequence ATGCTGATCGCCCTACTCTCCGTGCTCGTCGTTCTCTCCGCCGGGATCACGATCCTGGCGCAGTACCGGGAATCCGCCCGGCTGGAGTACGTGTTCAAGCCGCTGACGACCACCCTGATCATCATTGTCGCGCTGGTGGGCGGCGAAGGATTTTTCACGTCGCGTTACCAGACATTCATTCTGCTGGGACTGGCGGCGTCGCTGGCCGGGGACGTGCTGCTGATGTTCCCGACGCGCTTCGCGCAGGGGCTGGCCGCGTTCCTGACCGCGCACCTGCTGTACATCGCCGCGTTCACCCTGGCGGGCACGGGGCGCGCGTCGCTGTGGTACGCGGTCCCGTTCGTCGTCTACGGGGCGATCATTCTGTGGCGGCTGTGGCCGTCGCTCGGCCCGATGAAGATCCCGGTCCTGACGTACGTGGGCGTGATCCTGATCATGGCGTGGCAGGCGGCGAACCGCTGGCTGGAAACGCGTGATGCAGCGGGCGCGCTGGCGCTGTTCGGCGCGTACCTGTTCGTCGCGTCGGACTCGGTGCTGGCGGTCGATCGCTTCCGAGGGCCGATCAAGCACGCGCCGTTCTGGGTTCTGAGCACGTACTTCGCGGCGCAGCTGCTGATCGCGCTGTCGATCTGA
- a CDS encoding GNAT family N-acetyltransferase, whose product MQLIPMTDAEFADYLAVTTPEYAAEHVQAGNWTAEEAEEKAYAQMKELLPEGPRTPDNYMYMLHVDGETEPVGLIWVAITRKPHKTSAFIYDIIVHEPYRRRGYATEALNAVADKARELGADSLGLHVFAYNTGAHALYQKLGFVETDIIMKKPL is encoded by the coding sequence ATGCAGCTCATCCCGATGACCGACGCCGAGTTCGCGGATTATCTGGCTGTCACAACGCCCGAATACGCCGCCGAGCACGTCCAGGCGGGCAACTGGACCGCCGAAGAAGCCGAAGAAAAGGCGTACGCGCAGATGAAGGAACTCCTGCCTGAGGGACCGCGCACGCCCGACAACTACATGTACATGCTGCACGTGGACGGCGAAACGGAACCGGTCGGGCTGATCTGGGTCGCCATCACGCGCAAACCGCACAAAACCAGCGCGTTCATTTACGACATCATCGTACACGAACCGTACCGCCGCCGGGGCTACGCCACCGAGGCGCTGAACGCCGTCGCGGACAAGGCGCGTGAGCTGGGCGCGGACAGTCTGGGGCTGCACGTCTTCGCGTACAATACGGGTGCGCACGCGCTGTACCAGAAGCTCGGCTTCGTCGAGACGGATATCATCATGAAGAAGCCCCTGTAG
- a CDS encoding serine/threonine protein kinase: MASDDLIGARLGQYEIKSVLGRGGMAMVYLARQTSMDRDVAIKVMARELADDEQFVQRFEHEAQVIARLQHPHILPVIDFGREGKSIYIVMRLVRGGSLDDRLRGGPLPLKTASRMLTQIASALTFAHEQGVIHRDLKPNNVLLDERDNAYLTDFGIAKMLAGTSKLTATGNVLGTPAYMAPEQWRGEAVDARTDIYSLGVVLYEMLCGCLPFSGETPFTLMYKHFNDPPPLPTSIKPDLPKPIEAVIMRALAKHADERYQSADEMAEDFNRAVNGLPTAAQNVPAQDALDATLIGEGDFATQGGAMRPGGDQPTLAPQPGGPPPVTPPPMAAATASPATPAPSTVAAAQKRGLSPVLIAVAAIILIGLIGGGGYLIFGGGEDEPDPTPLVVLPTETPTDTPAPTDTNTPQPTDTHTPQPTATDTPEPTATSTPAPTSTPRTTTATVVTERVTVRRGPGFDFESIGTLARDEEALVNGVSSDGGWYQIVYGAQLGWISAESVRISGNTNILEIDWPTATPEPSNTPLPTDTDTPEPTATHTPEPTQTESGATPTLDPALTDPALFVPASFEPITLDNIDISLDYPTAWAEPTFVGREHSLYAVPVADPLYDLYPSIVIARGTPDQLVTDGMTDDATDPATAVEHPYGIDFGPVHEVVNDFAYPAYKIDVREADLHAWVWLIEVAGDDWLYVVALAPTGDYDKAFADQVLNPMLESLTIDDQPLVAGTSTTATPESGQVLTDMPLVLGSPVLDRFDDNQNQWRFGTIADGHLTLEIPELDFLGWTFSDVLTDVGPAFYMQATIHLVVEPNRYEYGLVFRTVTDADFYFYSIDHNGRYSFFKAVDGEWVELIPYTTNTLTQTGPNAENVLGALVLGDYIELYLNGEVIGAVVDDSHLTGDMRLSAYSYSDADGMPTVTFDDFVYLPLNIPTDSTFTEQATAVIGTVLPGQAELLTLPEYTSQQLDTFNEGDQVVIFARSQDSQFLFGYGKDTIGWLASNRVSLTRAGEDVALNTLPMLDGNIQGIRVQAWPIVWTAADDDVGLSYGQTVDAALEEGGTASWTFNGTEGDIVTVAAEAASGLDTYLTLTAPDGTVLVEDDDDGPGLNALIEGEALPATGVYTVELRSVSGAGTVNVTLSNASVGQ, encoded by the coding sequence ATGGCAAGCGACGATCTGATCGGGGCACGTCTCGGGCAGTACGAGATCAAATCCGTGCTGGGCCGGGGTGGTATGGCGATGGTCTACCTCGCCCGGCAGACCTCTATGGACCGCGATGTGGCGATCAAGGTCATGGCGCGCGAGCTGGCTGACGACGAGCAGTTCGTCCAGCGGTTCGAGCACGAAGCGCAGGTGATCGCCCGCCTCCAGCATCCCCACATCCTGCCCGTGATCGACTTCGGGCGCGAGGGCAAGAGCATCTACATCGTCATGCGCCTGGTGCGCGGCGGCAGCCTGGACGACCGGTTGCGCGGTGGCCCGCTTCCGCTGAAGACCGCCAGCCGTATGCTGACGCAGATCGCCAGCGCGCTGACCTTCGCGCACGAGCAGGGCGTCATCCACCGCGACCTGAAGCCGAACAATGTGCTGCTCGACGAACGCGACAACGCCTATCTGACCGACTTCGGCATCGCCAAGATGTTGGCCGGGACGAGCAAGCTCACGGCGACCGGCAACGTGCTCGGCACGCCCGCCTACATGGCCCCGGAGCAGTGGCGCGGCGAAGCCGTGGACGCGCGGACGGACATTTATTCGTTGGGCGTGGTGTTGTACGAAATGCTGTGCGGCTGCCTGCCGTTCTCCGGCGAGACGCCGTTCACGCTGATGTACAAGCACTTCAACGATCCGCCGCCGCTGCCGACCAGCATCAAGCCCGACCTGCCCAAGCCCATCGAAGCGGTGATCATGCGCGCGCTGGCCAAACATGCCGACGAGCGCTACCAATCCGCGGATGAAATGGCCGAGGACTTCAACCGCGCGGTGAACGGCCTGCCAACCGCCGCGCAGAACGTGCCCGCGCAGGACGCGCTGGACGCTACCCTCATCGGCGAGGGCGACTTCGCCACACAGGGCGGCGCGATGCGTCCCGGCGGCGACCAGCCCACGCTGGCCCCCCAGCCCGGCGGACCGCCTCCGGTCACGCCGCCGCCAATGGCCGCCGCGACCGCGTCCCCGGCGACGCCCGCCCCTTCGACCGTGGCTGCCGCGCAGAAACGCGGCCTCAGCCCCGTGCTGATCGCGGTCGCCGCAATCATCCTGATCGGGCTGATCGGCGGGGGCGGCTACTTGATATTCGGCGGCGGGGAAGACGAGCCAGATCCGACCCCGCTGGTGGTGCTGCCGACCGAGACCCCGACCGATACGCCTGCGCCTACTGACACGAACACGCCGCAGCCGACCGACACGCACACGCCACAGCCGACGGCGACCGACACACCCGAACCGACCGCCACCAGCACCCCCGCCCCGACCAGCACGCCGCGCACCACCACGGCGACGGTCGTCACGGAGCGGGTCACCGTGCGGCGCGGGCCGGGCTTCGACTTTGAATCCATCGGCACGCTCGCGCGCGACGAAGAGGCGCTGGTCAACGGCGTCAGCAGCGACGGCGGCTGGTACCAGATCGTGTACGGCGCGCAGCTCGGCTGGATCTCCGCCGAATCGGTGCGGATCTCCGGTAACACGAATATTCTGGAGATCGACTGGCCGACTGCCACGCCGGAGCCGTCCAACACACCGCTGCCGACCGACACCGACACGCCGGAACCAACGGCGACGCACACCCCCGAACCGACGCAGACTGAGAGTGGCGCGACGCCGACGCTCGACCCGGCGCTGACCGATCCGGCGCTGTTCGTGCCGGCCAGCTTCGAGCCGATCACGCTGGACAACATCGACATCTCGCTCGATTACCCGACGGCGTGGGCTGAACCGACCTTCGTTGGCCGGGAGCATTCGCTCTATGCCGTGCCCGTGGCCGATCCGCTGTACGACCTTTACCCGTCGATCGTCATCGCACGCGGCACGCCGGACCAGCTCGTCACAGATGGCATGACCGACGACGCCACCGATCCGGCGACCGCCGTCGAGCACCCGTACGGCATCGACTTCGGGCCGGTGCACGAAGTAGTAAACGACTTCGCCTACCCCGCCTACAAGATCGACGTGCGCGAAGCGGACCTGCACGCCTGGGTGTGGCTGATCGAAGTGGCCGGCGACGACTGGCTGTACGTCGTCGCGCTGGCCCCGACCGGCGACTACGACAAGGCGTTCGCCGATCAGGTGCTGAATCCGATGCTGGAAAGCCTGACAATCGACGACCAGCCGCTGGTGGCCGGGACAAGCACCACGGCCACGCCGGAATCGGGCCAGGTGCTGACCGATATGCCGCTCGTACTGGGGTCGCCCGTGCTGGATCGCTTCGACGACAACCAGAACCAGTGGCGCTTCGGCACCATCGCCGACGGCCACCTGACGCTGGAAATCCCGGAGCTGGACTTCCTGGGCTGGACGTTCTCCGACGTGCTGACGGACGTGGGTCCGGCGTTTTACATGCAGGCCACGATCCACCTCGTCGTGGAGCCGAATCGCTACGAGTACGGGCTGGTGTTCCGCACCGTCACCGACGCCGACTTCTACTTCTACTCGATCGACCACAACGGGCGCTACTCGTTCTTCAAGGCCGTGGACGGCGAATGGGTAGAGCTGATCCCGTATACGACGAACACGCTGACCCAAACGGGTCCGAACGCGGAAAACGTGCTCGGCGCGCTGGTGCTGGGCGACTACATCGAGTTGTACCTGAACGGCGAGGTCATCGGCGCGGTGGTGGACGACTCGCACCTGACCGGCGACATGCGGCTGTCCGCGTACAGCTACTCGGATGCGGACGGTATGCCAACCGTCACCTTCGACGACTTCGTGTACCTGCCGCTGAACATCCCCACCGACTCGACCTTTACCGAGCAGGCGACCGCCGTCATCGGCACGGTGCTGCCCGGCCAGGCGGAACTGCTGACGCTGCCGGAGTACACGTCGCAGCAGCTCGACACGTTCAATGAGGGCGATCAGGTGGTCATCTTCGCCCGCTCGCAGGACAGCCAGTTCCTGTTCGGCTATGGCAAGGATACGATCGGCTGGCTGGCCAGCAACCGCGTCAGCCTGACCCGCGCGGGTGAGGACGTAGCGCTGAACACGTTGCCGATGCTAGACGGCAACATCCAGGGCATCCGCGTGCAGGCATGGCCGATTGTGTGGACCGCCGCCGACGACGACGTGGGCCTGTCGTATGGGCAGACGGTAGACGCCGCGCTGGAAGAGGGCGGCACCGCGTCGTGGACCTTCAACGGGACCGAGGGCGACATCGTCACCGTGGCCGCCGAGGCCGCTTCCGGGCTGGACACATACCTGACGCTGACCGCGCCGGACGGCACGGTGCTGGTCGAGGATGACGACGACGGCCCCGGCCTGAACGCGCTGATCGAGGGCGAGGCGCTGCCCGCCACCGGCGTGTACACGGTCGAGCTGCGCAGCGTCAGCGGCGCGGGCACGGTCAACGTCACGCTGAGCAACGCCTCGGTCGGGCAGTAG
- a CDS encoding GAF domain-containing protein, whose translation MASASIVRRLIAFLKKPDAAEGEDRAAVPQAGDAFEAQEAQQTWAGEPVTEATAPYAYSPPVPAPSSGGQSRIASYGSRLDALVMRAIQQFHAEHAYVIRHEDDGRMRYCTGRDMQGHYVPHTLVAADRRAVSLAVKSGESQLFVRTLDDNTPLSILCGPLWSDDEVIGVLYLNNPARSRLYRGVFDVFCDQAARMLVEGVA comes from the coding sequence ATGGCGAGCGCAAGCATTGTACGGAGGCTGATCGCGTTTCTGAAGAAACCCGACGCGGCTGAGGGTGAAGATCGGGCGGCTGTGCCTCAGGCGGGGGACGCATTCGAGGCACAGGAAGCGCAGCAAACCTGGGCCGGAGAGCCGGTTACCGAAGCAACGGCCCCCTATGCCTATTCGCCGCCCGTTCCGGCGCCGTCGTCGGGCGGGCAGAGTCGCATAGCGAGCTACGGCTCCCGGCTGGATGCGCTGGTGATGCGGGCCATTCAGCAATTCCACGCCGAGCACGCCTACGTGATCCGGCACGAGGACGACGGGCGCATGCGCTACTGCACCGGGCGCGACATGCAGGGGCATTACGTGCCGCATACCCTGGTCGCCGCCGACCGGCGGGCGGTGTCGCTGGCGGTCAAATCGGGCGAATCGCAGTTGTTCGTGCGCACTCTGGACGACAACACGCCGCTGTCGATCTTATGCGGGCCGCTGTGGTCCGACGACGAAGTCATCGGCGTGCTCTACCTCAATAATCCCGCTCGCAGCCGGTTGTACCGGGGGGTATTTGACGTATTTTGTGATCAGGCGGCGCGAATGCTGGTAGAGGGTGTGGCGTAA
- a CDS encoding LysM peptidoglycan-binding domain-containing protein: protein MRLKWIVFGLLVVALLAPALYQPGAALAQDSGTTHTVRAGENLFRISLQYNTTVAALAALNGIANPNLIYSGQVLKIPVAGSTPQQPVTVTPPPATGGTYTVVGGDTLYKIALQFNSTITAIAQANGIANPNLIYVGQVLTIPGSTVAPQPTAVPGQPQPTTAPQATPIPGQPVGSFGLGAHVDSFAYPDLMRQAQMTWIKRQVRYTQGDDPSGVKALIDQAHGQGFRILLGIVGDKGQLGSGGTSYMDQFAGYLGGVAALGPDAIEVWNEPNLDREWPNGQISPQMYTQMLQKAYSAIKGANSSVMVISAAPSPTGAEGAFGSAAVWNDDRYVAGLAAAGAANYMDCIGIHYNEGIVSPDQTTGDPRDNYYTRYFWGMVNTYWNAFGGSRPLCFTELGYVTPEGYGALPAGFEWGNNTTVAQQAQWLARAAQLARQSGKVRLMIIWNMDFTDYGADPAAGYAIVRPGGGCPACSALGAALQ, encoded by the coding sequence ATGCGCCTGAAATGGATTGTTTTTGGCCTGCTGGTGGTAGCCTTGCTGGCTCCGGCGCTGTACCAGCCTGGAGCGGCCCTGGCTCAGGATTCCGGCACGACGCATACCGTGCGTGCGGGTGAAAACCTGTTCCGAATCTCACTTCAGTACAATACCACGGTAGCCGCGCTCGCGGCGCTCAATGGGATTGCCAACCCGAACCTGATCTATTCCGGCCAGGTGCTGAAGATCCCGGTGGCCGGCTCGACGCCACAGCAGCCCGTGACCGTGACCCCGCCGCCTGCGACGGGTGGAACGTACACCGTGGTGGGGGGCGATACGCTGTACAAGATCGCGCTCCAGTTCAACTCGACGATTACCGCGATTGCGCAAGCGAATGGCATCGCCAACCCGAACCTGATCTACGTCGGTCAGGTGCTGACGATTCCGGGTTCGACCGTCGCGCCGCAGCCGACGGCGGTCCCCGGCCAGCCGCAGCCCACCACTGCGCCGCAGGCCACCCCGATCCCCGGCCAGCCGGTCGGATCGTTCGGTTTGGGCGCGCACGTGGACAGCTTCGCTTATCCTGACCTGATGCGGCAGGCACAAATGACGTGGATCAAACGCCAGGTGCGCTACACCCAGGGTGACGATCCGTCCGGCGTGAAGGCGCTGATCGATCAGGCGCACGGCCAGGGCTTCCGCATCCTGCTCGGCATCGTGGGCGACAAGGGCCAGCTTGGCTCTGGCGGCACCTCGTACATGGACCAGTTCGCGGGCTACCTGGGCGGCGTGGCCGCGCTGGGGCCGGACGCGATCGAAGTCTGGAACGAGCCGAACCTCGACCGCGAATGGCCGAACGGGCAGATCAGCCCGCAGATGTACACCCAGATGCTCCAGAAGGCGTACTCCGCCATCAAGGGCGCGAACTCCAGCGTGATGGTCATCAGCGCGGCCCCGTCCCCGACCGGCGCGGAAGGCGCGTTTGGCTCGGCTGCCGTCTGGAACGACGACCGCTACGTCGCGGGCCTCGCGGCGGCGGGTGCGGCCAACTACATGGACTGCATCGGCATCCACTACAACGAAGGCATCGTCTCGCCGGACCAGACCACGGGCGACCCGCGTGACAACTACTACACGCGCTACTTCTGGGGCATGGTCAACACCTACTGGAACGCGTTTGGCGGCTCGCGGCCTCTGTGCTTCACCGAGCTGGGCTACGTGACCCCTGAGGGCTATGGTGCGCTGCCCGCCGGCTTCGAGTGGGGCAACAACACCACCGTCGCGCAGCAGGCGCAGTGGCTGGCCCGTGCGGCACAGCTCGCCCGCCAGAGCGGCAAGGTCCGCCTGATGATCATCTGGAACATGGACTTCACGGACTACGGCGCCGACCCGGCTGCCGGATACGCGATCGTCCGTCCGGGTGGCGGCTGCCCGGCGTGCTCGGCGTTGGGCGCGGCCTTGCAGTAA
- a CDS encoding aminoglycoside 6-adenylyltransferase, which produces MIPLPAVMQRLQDAALAWAAEQPDIRAVVRVGSFARAYRPADALSDLDLILYTATPARYKDWGDWIAGFGPAWVSVPFEHAGDECEQIAIYEDGAKLDMAFFRLERLKQMAEDGALDEVLGRGYVALLDRDGLGAQLPPAPDTPLPGDPPDERAYRAAVDHFWYDAAQTAKYLWRGQLWVAKLLDARLKTSLLAMLEWHARALNGPDCDTWLDGRFMADWADPAAYDALHGAFGHFDAADSRRALGASIALFRRLATETAARLGYTYPAELDARISRFIAQIEAGTPPPR; this is translated from the coding sequence ATGATCCCCCTTCCTGCTGTGATGCAGCGCCTGCAAGACGCCGCGCTGGCCTGGGCCGCCGAGCAGCCGGATATCCGCGCGGTGGTGCGGGTCGGCTCATTTGCCCGCGCATACCGTCCCGCCGACGCGCTGTCCGACCTGGACCTGATCCTGTACACCGCCACGCCCGCGCGCTATAAGGACTGGGGCGACTGGATCGCGGGTTTCGGCCCGGCCTGGGTGAGCGTGCCGTTCGAGCACGCGGGCGACGAGTGCGAGCAGATCGCGATCTACGAGGACGGCGCCAAGCTCGACATGGCGTTCTTCCGCCTGGAACGGCTGAAGCAGATGGCCGAAGACGGAGCGCTCGACGAGGTGCTGGGACGCGGCTACGTCGCCCTGCTGGACCGGGACGGCCTTGGGGCGCAGCTTCCACCTGCGCCCGATACCCCGCTGCCCGGCGATCCGCCGGACGAGCGCGCCTACCGCGCCGCTGTGGACCATTTCTGGTACGACGCCGCGCAGACTGCCAAATACCTGTGGCGCGGCCAGTTGTGGGTCGCCAAGCTGCTCGACGCGCGCCTGAAAACCAGCCTGCTGGCGATGCTCGAATGGCACGCCCGCGCGCTGAACGGCCCGGACTGCGACACGTGGCTCGACGGGCGCTTCATGGCCGACTGGGCCGATCCGGCGGCGTATGACGCGCTGCACGGGGCGTTCGGGCACTTCGACGCGGCGGACAGCCGGCGCGCGCTCGGCGCGTCGATCGCGCTGTTCCGGCGACTGGCGACGGAAACCGCCGCGCGGCTCGGTTACACCTATCCCGCCGAGCTGGACGCGCGGATCAGCCGTTTCATCGCGCAGATTGAGGCGGGAACGCCGCCGCCACGCTAG
- a CDS encoding metallophosphoesterase: MQPKLTFVQISDSHLGPTRDFEKHGVRPYDCLQRFITLFNDAPLQPDFLLHSGDVSDDGSPASYALASELFAQINVPVYFVNGNHDSVATLRRLMDANATAHSGNPDAPLSYTFDLKDERFLVLDAFSETVPQPLGFMSEAQIAFLRAETESGTLPLTVFVHYPPFEMGSPWLDEHMPITNGEDLHQALLPARDRLRGVFGGHLHRPCQTTRNGITYCTTASVAFQYTWHGWEDLPIYDPATPSGYLVTRYFDRHVVATHYSF; the protein is encoded by the coding sequence ATGCAGCCGAAACTGACCTTCGTGCAGATCTCCGATTCGCACCTCGGCCCGACGCGTGACTTCGAGAAGCACGGCGTCCGGCCTTACGATTGCTTGCAGCGTTTCATCACCCTGTTCAACGACGCCCCGCTCCAGCCGGACTTCCTGCTGCACAGCGGCGACGTCTCCGACGACGGCAGCCCGGCCTCGTACGCGCTGGCGAGCGAGCTGTTCGCGCAGATCAACGTGCCGGTGTACTTCGTGAACGGCAATCACGACTCGGTCGCCACGCTGCGCCGCCTGATGGACGCGAACGCCACCGCCCACAGCGGCAATCCCGACGCGCCGCTGAGCTATACGTTCGACCTGAAGGACGAGCGCTTCCTGGTGCTGGACGCGTTCAGCGAGACGGTGCCGCAGCCGCTCGGCTTCATGAGCGAGGCGCAGATCGCGTTCCTGCGGGCGGAGACAGAAAGCGGCACGCTGCCGCTGACTGTGTTCGTGCATTACCCGCCGTTCGAGATGGGATCGCCGTGGCTGGACGAGCACATGCCGATCACCAACGGCGAGGACCTGCACCAGGCGCTGCTGCCCGCCCGCGACCGGCTGCGCGGCGTGTTCGGCGGGCACCTGCACCGCCCCTGCCAGACGACGCGCAACGGCATTACGTACTGCACCACCGCCAGCGTGGCGTTTCAATATACGTGGCACGGCTGGGAGGATCTGCCGATCTACGACCCGGCGACCCCGTCCGGCTATCTGGTGACGCGCTACTTCGACCGGCACGTCGTCGCCACCCACTACTCGTTCTGA